tggacaagtttcagtggagcttccaggctaaaacagactaggaaaaaaggcctggcaatctacttcctaaaattagccaatgataaccctatggatcacaaaagaacattgtccaatatagtgctggaagaggagccctcTAGAcgggaaggcactcagaatacaccgTGTCTGCCTCAGTGcctaccaacgatcatgaagatggcacaagaccaggccatgcttcattctgttgtacatgcgaTTACCACAAATTAGAgctgacagctaacaacagcatcaaaagcagttggccttaagtaaagcaaaTTACTCTCTATAATGTGGGTggacctcatccaatcagttgaggccttaagagcaaaaagggaggGTTCCCAGAGAGAAaggattctgcctccagactacaaATTCTAACTCTGAAAGTCATATTTGAAATAAGAGTAGATTTAATATAAACGGAATCTGCTGCAATTAAGAAGAAAGAACCACCATCCCACTCAGCAAAGATAAAACCTGAGGGCTGGGAATGGTTGTCTTCAAATGGCCAGGCTGCGGGGACTTCACTGTTCCCTGACCACACTGATTCACTTTCAGGTCAtagaaaccaaccaaacaaaccaacaaaccctattgctgtcaagcgaccctataggacagagtagaactgctccatagggtttccaaggagcacctggtagattccaattgccgaccttttggttagcagctgaaccattaaccactatgccaccagggtttccatagaagcCAGGTGACAGCAAAGCTGAGAAGTGAACTCAGGCTTCCAAATGTCCCCGGTTGTGTCAAAACTACAAAGGAAGACTGCACATGTATTTGGGTTCCTGGTGAGTATTCACTCCCTCATCACAGATAAGTAAAATGAGTCTCAGGGAGTTTCAGTCAGGAGCTCAAAGTCACAAAGCAAGGCCTGGGCCTCCAGCCCGCTCTTTCCGATCCCCGGCCCAAGTTCTTTAGGGTTTGCCTCTGCTGCTTCATAACGATGATGGCAGGGTCTCTAGAGTGCACACTCACCTACCCACCCCACCCTCATCAAGCCTCCTCGGCCATTTCTAGAAACCAGGAGAGTTGCTCAGAAGGAAAATCTCTACCTGGCTTCAAGCCAAGGAATCTGTTTTGCAGCGGGCTTTGTTATTTAATACATGGAGGTGCATAAAACAGCTAGATATGACCCATAGCATGTGTTTTATGAATGCTCAGTTACGCTCATCCTATGGTGCGCCCAGCCTGGGTTCTGTATTTCAGCCCAAACTTCAGAGCCCAGCCGGATTGAAAGTCTCCTTCAGTTCTTGGGCGATGTGTTCTGCATTCCTGCGACCTGAACCACACCCGCTGCGGCCCTGCCAGAGGGCAGGGATGGCATCTGAACTCGCGGATTACCTCTTGGCCCCAATTACAAGTTCTGTGAACCTGACCTggttaaaagatttaaaaaggcTCCCTGGGTAGTGCTAATGGTTAGCACTGGGCTATTAACTGAAGGGTTAGCAGTTAGAattcacctagaggtgcctcagaatctacttctgaaaaataagccattgaaaaccctatggagcacagttctgctctgtaacacatggggtcactgccagtcagaattgactcaatggtaatgagtttggttttcctTTTGGGGGGTGAGGAGAGGAGTGTGTTGGGGACTTTGCTCAAAGCCAGGTGGACCGAGGACAGCACTCCAGGCTGGGTGGGCCTGGACAGAGAGCACGGAGGCCATGGGCCTGCTCTGCACTGTCGGGCAGTATCACACAGAGCCCATGTGACCCTCCCTGGCACACCTGGTACCTACATGTCCATGGGAAGGCCACAGTCCACGGTGAGAGAGAAGGATCCTTCGGACACCGCCAAGACCAGTGTGTGCCACCGGCTGTCCGTCAGTGCCAGATTCCGGAAGGACACGCGGATCTGCCAGGCCCCAGAGGCGCCCTCGCTGAGGAAGAGGAAGTGGAGCTTGCTGGCCGAGTACCGCAGCCCCAGCAGCAGCACGCCTCTCTCCTCGGCCACCACTGTGAGCAGGTACTCGTTCTTCTGCAAGAAAGGGACAGGAGGCTGGGGAGGGCAGGGCCACAGGGCACAGCCAACAGTGAGCGCTGACAGAAATCCAAGGCACCACCACCACCCGCCATGACCATGACTCCAAACAATGGCAGGCCCCACTGCTCTGAAAAATggccttgttatggattgaatttcgtctccccaaaagatatgtgcgagtcctaactcctggtacctgtaGATACGACCTTATGTGGAaatggggcttttcttttttgatgttcatGAGGACATACCACAGTGGGGTGGGTTCTcaacctcatttccttctgagtggtgtctgaTAAAAAGAGTAGAACAGACATAGACAGGGAGAAGGGAGACACGTTGTGAGAATCCAGCGGGGCTACCCACAAGGATGGAactgacatggctgagaccctgatttgaacttttagcctccagaatggTGAGACAGTAAATTCCTATTTAATCACCAtgtgtggtatttatgttatagcagtaCCAGGAGACTAAGGCAGCTACGCTTCCTATTGGATTATATACAGTAGATACTTTATTATACTCAATGGCCATTTAAGTTCTACCAATTCGTTGTCTACCACCTGAAAAGTGTAAAATTTAAACCGAGTACACCTAAAGCATAAAGCAGATGTTACATAGTTAtagagcataattttttttttttcagcaagtcTCCCCCAATGTAAAACTATAAGCCAGATTCGATGCCACTATTTTTCTAAACAAATTGAAAACCTCCCAGGGCTTTCCTGTTTAATTTAACGCCTGATTCAGCAATGTCCACTGGCCCAGCTGGGTCCATATGCCCCTGGCTGTCCTGGGAGCCGAGGGGACAGACGTGGCCCTTTGGTTTCTGTGGTGGGAGGTGGCCACCTGGGCCTCACGGTGAGGGGGAAGAGGAACTCCCCGAAGGGCCCCGGTTGGGAATTCCGGATGTTGGGCAAGGGGCTTGGAAGCTGCAAGCAACACTGTGAGGATGTGGTCCTTCCAGTGAGGGCCCAGAGAATTaggtgaccccacaggacaggtgAGGGAGCTGGGAAGGGGAGCTGATTCCCATTCAGTAGCATCATGGAATGGGGTTTCCCCAAGGCTCACCGTGTTCACGCTTTGGGGCACAGGGGGGCCAAGTGGGCCCTGAGCCTTCCTGGGCGGGGCTTGAGTCTCAGGGACCCTTCCAGAGGAGTTAGCATCTGCCCTGTGATTTCCGAGGTACATCATGCACTCGAACAATAACCATGTCAGGGGGAGACTAACATCTGGTCTAAACCGTGTCTGCCCGTCCTGAGAATCTGAAGGCAGGAAAGAGAACCAGCTGATCAGGGTGAGTTTATTCAAGTGCCCGGTGAGGTGCTGACAGGTTGGAAGTGAAAGCCATGTGACATGACTGGGAGGAGAGAAAGGGGAACCCAGAAGGCAGGTGGAGGCAGAGACTTAGGAAGAGTGAGCCTGAGGGTTTCCAGGAGGTCAAGTGGCAAAGGTTGCATCACGACTGTGGAGATATAGGGGGTGCTCCATCCTCAGGACCTGGACTGGGAAAGGGTGTCAGCACAGCCAGGGTGGGGCCTGGAGCCCAGCTGGCCCTGGGGGGAGTGCCTGGTCAGCAGCAGGACTTCTGGCTGGATGAGGGGCCACAGCAGGCTGGGTGGGGGCACACAGGGCGGCAGAGCAGGGACACACAGGAGGAGGTGGGCACACAGCAGGCAGGCTTGCACACAGGGCGGCAGATGAGGGACATGCTGGAGGAGGGTCTGCAGCAGAAGGAGGGACAGGGGGTGGCCCCACAGCAGATGGGGACACAGCAGATGGGCTTACAGCAGACGGTCTTACAGCAGACAGGCACGCAGCAGGTCtgctggcagggggagggagggcagcATGCAGGCTGGCAGCTAGACTGCTGGCAGCAGGAGGGTTTGCAGGAGCTGGTGCAGACTGATTGGCAGGGGCTGGACCCACAGGCCGCCTGGCAGCAGGGGCTGGACACACAGCTTACGGGGATGCAGACGAGGGTCGGGCAGGGAGCTGGGGCACAGCAGGAGGTCTGGCAGCAGGTGGGGGCACAGGTGGGCTGGCAGCAAGTAGAGGTGCAGCAGGGAGGCTCACAGCAGCTCTCAGGGCAGTCGTCCACCTCCCAGGAGGAGCCGGTGTAAGCTCTGGGCAGGCAGACCCGGCTGCCATAGCTCCTGTCACTGGAGCAGACGGACATGGTGGACACGGCTGGAGCGCAGTTCCCGGAGCAGCAGGTGTCAGccatggtgggggtgggaggaggtgaGCTGGGAGGAGAGTGTGAGTCAGTGactgagtgtgtgagtgtgtgaggagCTCTGGGCTACCAGGGCTTTTATATCCCTCTTTGGCTTGTGTTGTTCTGACAAGAGGCTCAACAAGCCTTCCCTTCCTTGTTATTGTTAGAACCTGTGTTGGAAGCCCTCATTAGTGCTGCTGTATTTATAGAAAAGAAGTTGCTTAGCCTGGGAAACTTCTGGTTGTGGCTGAAAACTCTGTTGACCTCACAAAGGGGGGAGAACGTGCTCCTGGAGGCCCTGCCTGCGTGTAGCCTGCCCTGCTTGCTCTGTTCTCTCCAAGCAACTCATTCTCTGTAATGTTgcagagctgttgttgttaggtgtcatcgagtcggctccgactcatagcgactccacgtacgacagaacgaaacactgcccggccctgcgccatcctcacaatcactatacttgagcccattgttgcagccactgtgtcaatccacctcgttgagggtcttcctcttttctgctgaccctgtactctgccaagcatgatgtccttctccaggga
Above is a window of Loxodonta africana isolate mLoxAfr1 chromosome 2, mLoxAfr1.hap2, whole genome shotgun sequence DNA encoding:
- the LOC135227231 gene encoding keratin-associated protein 10-3-like; translation: MADTCCSGNCAPAVSTMSVCSSDRSYGSRVCLPRAYTGSSWEVDDCPESCCEPPCCTSTCCQPTCAPTCCQTSCCAPAPCPTLVCIPVSCVSSPCCQAACGSSPCQSVCTSSCKPSCCQQSSCQPACCPPSPCQQTCCVPVCCKTVCCKPICCVPICCGATPCPSFCCRPSSSMSLICRPVCKPACCVPTSSCVSLLCRPVCPHPACCGPSSSQKSCC